Sequence from the Cucumis sativus cultivar 9930 chromosome 1, Cucumber_9930_V3, whole genome shotgun sequence genome:
TAAAAAGTCTTACTTATTTTGATTCAGACGTCATGGAAATAGAACCATTATCCACTAAACGACCACATGTTCGGCCCGCACGTAGCAAGCGTGCAAGTGTATACTTGTCAACCCCCTTCACAGCTTTAGATAAACGGACTACAAAATCAACCACCACCACCTCTCAGTCTCAACCATCTGTCTATGATCCTATGCACAAAATACCTGACGCCCATTTAGATCGACTCAAAGCTTGGATCACAGACAAGCGTACGAAAGATGAGGTGCGTGAAACTTTTCACGGGAAAAAATCGAAGGAGTTTTTCAGAGACTTGTTCATGTGTCGTCGGTGGTTGGCGGATGAGGTTAGaacttttctcattatttcttatttacagTTTTAGAGCACTTAGTACCTTCAAGAAGTTGGTTTGATCGCATAACcgaattaaatgttttattttgtttctattagcATTTGGATGCACTCTTTCTTCTCATTCGCTTCAACATTAAGACAACCATGATACCTTCTGCTCAAAACTTCACAACTGTAGACACACTATTCATGGTTTGTACTCGCAACCATACTTTATGTATTGAATttgcttttgatatttgtcttattgtcttattgtatttgatatacatccatgtgtgttttttttccttccagcGACTATTAGTTGCGAAGTGGCCTGAATACCAATGTATTAAAGAGAATCGACCATTTCACTGGAAGGAGGAGTATCGGTTGGTTGACTATGTTGTCGGATCAAAACAAGACTGTCAAGATCCTTGGGTGAATGTTGATTACATTTACTCTCCATTCAATATCCATGGCAATCATTGGATTCTATTATGCTTGGACTTGGTACGTTGTCAAGTTAAGGTATGGGATTCGCTTCCGTCGCTTACGAGTGCCGAAGATATGAGAAGCATATTAGAGCCAATTCAAGAGATGGTGCCAAATTTGCTCGATACTACTGGATTCTTTGTTAGGAGAGGCGGATCATCAACACACAAGGAACCTTGGCCACTTGTCATTGTCGACTCCATTCCACTTCAACGCAACAATAGTGATTGTGGTGTATTTACAATTAAGTATTTCGAATATGAAGCTTCTGGTTTAGATGTAGCTACattatgtcaagaaaacatgtcatattttagaaaacaattggcATTTCAATTATGGACCAACAATTCCATGTATTGACTTTTAGTTCCAACTTTTGAAGGAATTGTATATGTTCCAaactatgtacataaatagttttatataatggaatgaatatgatttttgttttttggtatgcaatttttatttcattctcttggaaaattgtaaagtgtgcagaacttttatataatgtaCAACAATGCAGGTGAGAGCAACATTCTCATGCTCTTAGAATTAGGAAGGCCAATTTATCCCACAATGTATGAAAATTTCACCTCTTTGAATGCTAATTGTTTTTGGCAGGTGTCTTAGAAACATTTTTGGATTTCAATGTATGGTAGCTTAGATTACCGGTGGTGGAGCAGAGGTTTGTGGTGGCTGCGGAACTGCAGAACCAATGGGTTCAGGTTCTGcatcaaatcaattaaactTCCAGAAGGTTGCTGATAGCTCTGTTATCTCAGCAAGAGCCTTCTTTGTATGACGGTGGTAAAGTATTGGACTTGGTCGTTGCATACATTAACAGGTTATGATATGATAAAATGTGGGGGATGTAAGTTTACCATGATACAAGAGTGGTCTAGAGAATTATGCTTGGTATTCAATGCCCATGGAAATAGTTTTAGTTAGCTCCTAGTGAAAAATGGATTTATATATAGCCTCACGTAGAAggttttcattataaaaacaTCTTATGTAGGAACAATTGATCCTCATTACCAATAGCAGCATTTTGATCTGTGTCTTGTTTTGTACCTTTGTTGTTAACCAATAGCAgcattttcattattctttGCAGCTTTGGAGTTGTTCTAATGGAAGTACCAACATAAAAGAAGCCCATTTTCTAAGACAACTGCCAGGAAAACAACAGGAAAGCAGAATGAGATATCTAAAAGGTAATTTGAAAGAGATGGTAGATCCCAGCATATCATAGGCTCAGGTGGAGAACGCAGTCAAAGTGGTAAGGATCGCACTTCGCTGCACGACTAAGATTCCATCTACAAGGCCCTTCATGCAAATGGTGGTTCATATGCTTGAAGAGGCTGAACcttgtaaaaactaaaagtagcAAAAGGTTTGCATTTATACTACTACTGCACACTTTAAGTAATCAGCAAGAGGCTTGAAATGCAGCAAGGGCTGAACCTTTAAGTAATCAGCAAGGGCTGAACCTTGTAAAAACTAACAGAGGCTGAACCTTGAAGATGaatgtaaaaactaaaagtaatcaGCAAGATTTGCATCATTAATACTGCAGTAGCAAAAGGAGAGCATTTATTGAGTTCTAAAGCACACAATATTGTCATAATAGGATTTCAAGTCTTTCTCAAAAAGCTTGAAATGCCAAAGGAGTAAATATTCTATAAACAGTTCACAgtaggataaaaaaaaagagaaggaaagtcTTGAAGTTGCAGAAGAAAAGTCTTCAACTTAGAATTGTCAGTGAGATGACTTTAGTGATCTTGCAAACAACACAGGACACAATTTTATAAGCATCTTCCATCTGcattgaaaaaatgaacattttttacaTCGTGATCATGCAAACAACGCAAGCACAAACCAAGCAAGTATAAAACTATTACTACGTACCAAGACGGGTACTAATCTTGTATGCTCGACTTCTGAATGTATGAAATTGGATTGGTACACGTTAATCTATTGTGGCCTGTTTCTTTACATCGACCACATTTATGCAATTTTGGTGCTTCACCGACACTTGAAATCCTCTTTTTCTTCGGTCGACCAACTCTTTTGACTACTTTCGGAGGTAAGACAGTCATATGTACATATTCTTCAGTTGTCTTCCATTCCGACTGATTCCCAACTGGGTAGACGGCCTCCGAATATGCTGCCAACAAACATTAATTAGTGTAATAGTTAGCACATAagctataaacatttatattgcGATCCCGTGCAACAACAATAGCATGTGCGCATGGTAGTTGCTCAGCTTGAAACTCCTTACAAGTGCACTCTTGAGTATGAAGATTTATGACCTCCTCTTTATCTAAATCTTTAACATGGAATTGGTAACAATCAATTGGGTTGACTTTCATTGTCAAAGCtcgttcttgtttcttttgtagaaCTAACTTTGCCCATTTAGTCAATGTAGACGTCACTTTAATGCCTTCTTCTTGCGACGCTCCCAAAACCAACGTTGTAGCAAAGCTCGAACATGTTCAAGGAATGAAGCAATAGGCAAATCTCTAGGTTCTTTCAGTATAGAATTCATGGACTCTGCTATATTTGTTGTCATCATATTATATCGTCTTCCTGGACAGTGAAAACGAGACCAACGTGTTATTCCAAcatcgtttaaatattttcctgaATCATTAGGAAATGCAAGAATACTTCTCCACGCTTCTGAGAACGTTGATTCACGATATGTTCTAGATGCATTGTAAAACAAAGTAGCTATAGTGTCATTCTTgtatttatcattcaaattttgagtcaaGTGTTGGACACAAAGTCCATGGAATGCGGAGGGAAAAACCGATGCAATACACttagaaaaacatgtttttcgaTCTGTCACGAAGCCTAGATTAGGCACCTCTCCTATTGCacctttcaatttctctaaGAACCACTGTATTGAAGCATCTGTTTCTCTGTCCACCACTCCAAAGGCAAGaggataaatttgattgttaccaTCCAAGCAAACAGCAACTATCAACTGACCCCGATATTTGTTCTTAAGGAATGTTCCATCCATGACTATAACCGGTCTAATGCAGTTTAAGAATCCTCGAACACATGGACCAACAgccataaaaagatatttgaagaaacGATCATCTTCAAGTTCCATGTGAAATATTGTACCTACATTTGCAAGTTTGAGAGCTTCACCATATCTAAGCAATAGATTATATGACTCTTCAGGACACCCGCGCACTCGTTCATGCGCATTTTCTCTAGCGTGCCATGCTTTTTCAGAACTCATATTTATGCCAT
This genomic interval carries:
- the LOC116402997 gene encoding uncharacterized protein LOC116402997, translating into MRLKDSNIFKIKKYVKVHSCSLDVLNRDHRQAKSWVVGELIKSKFKGVGRLYKPRDIIEDMRQDYGINMSSEKAWHARENAHERVRGCPEESYNLLLRYGEALKLANVGTIFHMELEDDRFFKYLFMAVGPCVRGFLNCIRPVIVMDGTFLKNKYRGQLIVAVCLDGNNQIYPLAFGVVDRETDASIQWFLEKLKGAIGEVPNLGFVTDRKTCFSKCIASVFPSAFHGLCVQHLTQNLNDKYKNDTIATLFYNASRTYRESTFSEAWRSILAFPNDSGKYLNDVGITRWSRFHCPGRRYNMMTTNIAESMNSILKEPRDLPIASFLEHVRALLQRWFWERRKKKALK